Within the Salarias fasciatus chromosome 2, fSalaFa1.1, whole genome shotgun sequence genome, the region TGCACACCGTCGGGTTTGGAGACCAGATCAACAAAGAACAAAGGTACGGATTGTTGCTGGATGATAGATTCGTATGTTTTCGGACTGTGGGGAGGGGAACCAGAGCACCTTGAGAAGAACACACGTAGACATTAAGAACATGCatactccacacagagaggctccCAGTTCTAATGTGGAATTGAACTAGAGGCACTCATGTTATATGAAAAAAGAGTAAAGTTAACAGCGAACTGTTGATCCAAAGCATCAAAGAATATGACAGAAAGTCAATAAATAAGACATCATTATTGAATATATACTCAATAATGAccagaaatgaataaattagaaattttaaatgtgtgttCTGTTGTGTAATCAGCCTAATAGCAGAGGGAACGAATGACAAACGGTTCCTAAAGACGACACAGGCGTTTTCTTTACAGTGAGCTAAGTGCTGGCTGTTAaccgtctctccctctccttctcatGGTTCAGCCAACATACTGTCTGATTATGGAATTGGGAAATAGCTACGGCCCTGCTGCTGGCATGTGTGCTGGGAGGCCAGAAAATTAATAAGGGAACGGCTGGTGGAACAAATGCAGCATCAGAGCTGCAACGGCAGGAAGTATGAAAGTCTGACAGTCTTGGCTGCAGCACTGTCGGCGTGCAGAGTTTGTTCCCTGAATACTGATGTTGTTCACACAACAGGAGAGCAGCTGCATACAGCTTAATGTTCACGCATGTACAGACGCTGTAGTAATGCTTCCGTTTGTCAAACCTTTGTGCAGTTTTAAGCCCATCCTTGAGTATATTGACGCCCAGTTTGAGCGTTTCCTTGAAGAGGAGCTAAAGATCAAGCGGTCCCTGTTTAACTACCACGACACCAGAATCCACATCTGCCTGTATTTCATCGCCCCCACCGGACATTCGCTCAAGTCCCTCGACCTCGTCACCATGAAGAAACTGGACAGCAAGGTGACCCAAGTCTCTCGCCCCGCGCGTTTTTCATCCCGGGTGTGAACGAGCGTCTCCCCTCGGGCTGTCGCTCACGTCCCGGCTCTCCACTCAGGTGAACATCATCCCCGTCATCGCCAAGGCCGACACGGTTTCCAGGAGCGAGCTGGACAAGCTGAAGATCAAGATTATGAGTGAGCTGGTCAGCAACGGAGTGCAGATCTATCAGTTTCCAACAGAGGACGAGGCGGTGGCAGAGATCAACTCTTCCATGAATGTGAGTTCAAACCCTGGATGTGATGATATGAATTTTTATGTCCGccgtttttcatttttatttttattcttaatgATATCTGACTCTCTGCTGCAGACTCACCTTCCTTTTGCCGTGGTTGGGAGTGTGGAGGACGTTAAAGTAGGAAATAAGATGGTAAAAGCAAGGCTGTACCCCTGGGGATCAGTGCAGGGTGAGTCTGCTGGACTGAGCCGATCTGACAAGACTCCAAAAAGTCGGTCGAGCCGTGCCGCAAAATtgagtgttttatttgaaatacaACAACATTATCAATATCATGACTTGCTGAAAGTTTTCAGTCAAGGGTAAACAGCAGGGCgcctgtttttcttccttcccaGTGGAGAATGAGAGCCATTGTGATTTTGTGAAGCTGAGGGAGATGCTGCTGCGCGTGAACATGGAGGATCTCCGGGAACAAACACACGCTCGCCACTACGAGCTGTACCGCCGCTGCAAGCTGGAGGAGATGGGCTTCAAGGACACGGGCCCTGACAGCCAGTCGTTCAGGTGAAATCAGGGATAGCAGCGACGTAATGCAGCGGGGCAATTTACTCCCATtgcaacaacataaaaaaagcttttcttatGATTTAAAACCATGTGAaattatttcaataatttatactgcattcatttatttatcttctATTGGCATTTCTGCTTCATGTGATAATAATGTCAACATACCaccttttttattaaaaaaacgaAAGTTTTTTTATGATCCGATGATGAAACattgtgaaagaaagaaaaatctgtaGTCATTTTTAATATTAGCGTCTTATTACTTGCCTTTGGCGTATCAGTTTTCATGGACAATGTTGTTACAACTAAATCAAACTCTAAGGAAAGGTATTAGTTATTTTTAGACGACATTTCATTATTTAAGGGATGCATACATGATTGATACTTTAAGATAACTTTCAATCCGTCCAGACCTCTTACTCACCTCATGAATGCtttcagctctgtgcagcttcctctctgtcACCTTGTTCACATGTTGCAAGGTGACAGTTTTATTCAGGAGTTCAGGATTATTGAGTTCATCCAGCTTTTTATacatctgtttttcatttttagcaCTCAAATAGTTGCTCGTTTGCAGTCAGGTTTTCAGGAAGATCTGAAGGGCTGCACTGAAGACAACTTCAGCATTTgaaaatttgcattttattgttAGTTTGCAATTGAtgcatttgtgttttactgcattaaatacatttttccaCAGCAGTAGTTTCCCCCACAGCAGTAAAAGATGCGTGTCGAGCTAAATGTTGTCTCTGAATTGAGTTTTCCTGTGACGTTCAGCCTTCAGGAGACCTATGAAGCTAAGCGGAGGGAGttcctggtggagctgcagcgcaAAGAGGAAGAAATGAGACAGATGTTTGTTAACAAAGTCAAGGAGACTGAAGCagagctgaaggagaaggaaaaagaggTAAGATAGCACTTCATCTTAAAATAACTCCACGTCTGTTGGATGTTTCGCGTGTTTCACGGGCTGCTCTGTCTGGTTTTTCAACGTCACATCCAGCTCCATGACAGGTTTGAGCAGCTCAAGCGGATGCaccaggaagagaagaagaatcTCGAGGAGAAGAGacgagagctggaggaggagatgaacgCCTTCAACAGAAGAAAGGTTGCTGCTGAGACTCTGATGGGACAGGCGCTTCAAGGTTGCTCACAACAGCCGTTCAAAAAGGACAAGGACAAGAAGAAGTAAGTCAGCTTTAGTCCGTTTGCTTACTGTACGTTatgttttctgctccagcagtgtTGTTGATTGTTAACATCGAAGTCACCAAGATTAAACATTTCTCGAGATTTCTAAGGATAATACTCTAAAATCTCACATTCAGGTTACATTCACAAGATAAGGACGTGCATTGTCGTAACCGGTCTATGTGGAGTTGATCGGAAAGGGGGCGAGTGGCTGTAGGATGTGATTAATGAGATAGTGTTATCTGCCCAGAAGCCACGTTGGTCTGGAAACTGATCCAGGGACAGATTTAGACTGACACTGTGCGCCCAGACACCGTAGGAAGGGTCACAGCTTGCGTGACACAGCCTGATGCtcatgtctctgcaggctgACCTGCCAGACTGCATCTCAGGCGGGGGCTCTTCTGTTTACATACGACTGGGCTCACCGACGCTCGCGCCACGTGCAGCACAGATGATACCCAGACATCCCACATAGAACTGTAATCATTTTTGCAGGTGGAAAAATTTCACGTCAGGATGGATTATGCATGCTCAAAACTCGCGTATGCAGTCTGTAGCCAGGATTGTcccaaaaaaacctttaaatgcACAACTGTCATCATAATTGGTCAGATAAAAACAGATGCAAGTTTATTTAGATGGTGTCactaataatgaaataaaaaaatggtgATCTTCCTGACTATTTTTTAAGATAAATCAATAAGTACCTTCTAATGCTAGACCTTTAAAGGATCTGTGACATAAATATCTCTCAaatgaaggagtgtttttccAAGACATGTTGTGTCTGTATTAAAAACTTCCAGGTTCTGAATGTATTTATGTTGTGGAAAATTACATTATTCTACAAAAAGCACTGTTGCAGAAAGATTTTCAGATTGCACTTTTTTCTGATTGCTCATGATAGAATTTTGTGACAAGTACATATATAACTTTCAGCATACAGGCATCTGTTTGCACTAAAACTGAGGGAAAACATGGGAGTCATGCTACTGCATGAGACCcatgaactaaaatgagtttgacacccctgatctaatTTTAAGCTCAAAAGTAATGCGATTACCAGCTTTCTGGGCCGATGTTCAAATATGTCTGCTTTGTTTGCCTTTAAAACACCATAAGATGGATTCTTTTAACACCCCAAAGAGCATCAAAAGTATGTGAGGCGGTTTTTAAATGTCCCTACATTCAGCCATAGttggagctgagaggagctgcaaATCATCTGAGCAACCTGTCAGTGTTTTTGGAAATATATGGAAAAGAAGGGGAACACTTATTGAAGTCACATTCATACATCATTCaccttatttgttttatttctgtcatgcttcccttcatttttttttttattttgccatATTTTGTCTTATTTCTTTTCCCCTTTCAGTTGATTAGTGGACCAAACGTCCAGGAACACCAGGAATGTGTGCGTCGTCAGCATGGGGGGAAAGGAGACTGTCATGTCTGACATTACTTACTGACACTGTATGTGGACTGACTGTGTGAGCCTGAATACTGTGAAGGCTACGAGCCACTGTGTACTTACGGATCACAAAGGTAGCTTTGCTCGGTGTGTTTGATTTGTCTCCTGATGCTGACTATGCTCGACACATGATAACAAATCCAGGGCCTGTTTTCATAACATGTAGCTTCTGTTATTTTATGTTCTTGCCATGAATGTGTGTTCATCTCCAGCCATGTATAtgagtctctggttctctgcGAGACATTATCAGAACTTCATAGGAAAAGGAGGCCAGCACCACATTGAAGGTCGTAAAATATCTATTAATGTGAAATAACTTGCTACTAGTTTGTACTGTACTTGAAAATATTGTATATTTGATTGTtggcatttaaaagaaaaaaattgtctGAACACTGTTCTATGCAAAGTTACAAAGAACATAGGAGAATATTTCTCCAGTAGGTCTGAAAATAGGCAAATATTTTTGCattatttaaattcaaaataaatgcaaagttGGATGAAGAAATAGAGCATCAGTTCATTTGTCATGTGAACCCATTCACCTTTCAACAACCTCAGCGCCCCGGTCATCCATTACATCTGATTCAAAGCATTTCCTTCCCACTCACAAGTGGCGCTTTTTATGTATTAACAATTTACAATTTAACATCTGCTTTTGCTTTGGTCTTCAGTTCAGagataacaacaaaaaaagtcactAAAATCTGCTCTAAAGTATTGCATGTCATGTGTTACTGAGGTTTGTGTCATGATGTTAATACTGGTCAGACTAATCAATGACccggtttttttctttccttttcataGCTTCTTTAGTCTTCCATCTGCGTGCTCCTTAACCTCAGGAAGGAATTTGAATTAGAAGACTTTCTACCACATCAAAAGATGACAGACTAACAATCAAGTGTATTATTTTTACATTGTTTGATAAAGTTTTATAAAAAATGAAGCATCCCTGGAAGTGCGGTACCTCAACCTTCCACGTCTAGGTGGACATTTGGTTGAGGAAGAGGGGTCTGGACCCATACCTTCCTCAGAAAAACAGGTAACTGTTAGCCCATATATTTAAATTTGCGgatttcccccccccaaaaaaaattgcccttgagaaatgtttctgtttactTTTCCTCTCCCAACACTGACAAGGAATTTCCTCCCTTGATGTCTACTAAACTGTCCTTCAGCGGCACTCTGTAGCATGGTCTTTGCATGGCTCCTAAATGTCATCTTTCAAGTATTAAAAGATACCCTTTGCCAAAATCTTCTGTTTGCCATGTTATGCCTGTAGTTTAAGACTGATAACAGTTCACACTGTGAGATAtagagtaatctattatatgCTGTTAAAGATTGTTCAGTGAATCATATTATGATTTAGAAGCACTTTAATCATAGTACAAATACTATATTTAATCATGTGTATCATCATATATTGTGTCTTGTCATACATACATGTGTCTGTAATATTTAGATAAAGGCATTTCATAGTTTACACTGCAAAGTCTATATATTCTCTTACATGGAAAAATCCCAGATGTATGTAAATTAAGGATTAGCTCTCCTAATGTCCGTATATCTATatggtgggtctgtgtggacACTTGCAGATTTGTAAATCCTAATATAATAAAGACTTTATTGAAAATGTGTACTTGTCTTTTTTATGAATACAGTTTTTTGGAAGGAAATGGATAATATTCGCCTGTAAACTGTTCTGGCTGTAGTTGGAGTCAGAATAAGTTCCTTCTAGATTGTTCCAGAAACATGGCTGTGTGTTTCAGTATAAATTCCACAGGCACTCACATTGGCTGGGCACATTTCTCTGATGCAAATTTTACAGAGAACCCTTGATTTTCATGTcctcataaataaaatgtgattttcctgtaatttgttattttactttttttttcttacttgtTTTAATTACTGAACGATAAAACTGGGAAGGCAAGTAACGGTGCCACTGGACAgtacattcatttatttcacgttgattGATAAATAATGACTAACGTCATTTTAGTGATCTACAATTGATTGTCTTGACACAACTCGGCACCCTCACCATTTTCTGTGTTGTCCCGCCTTCCCGTTTCTGATTGGTCTACTGACGTACAAAGGGTGGGACTTACGTGTGACGACGTCAGAATATATCCAATTGGAACGTGAATCCACGAACGTCATCGGGTGTGGACCAATGAAAGATGACCATGTTTGGGCATGGGCTTGGTTTTATGCCTGCTTTAATACCGTAACTGTCCTTTTCCCCGTCGCCTTACGCCAAGGGTAGGGGGTGTGCATAGGCAGAAACAAACCTATGCTTAAAACTTTCTTAAGTGAAAGTTCATACTTCCACTAGTTTGTGTTTTAAGCCTCTTTTCACTTGCTTACTTAAAGCCAGTGGAGGTTTTCCCTCACCGCTTGTATTTTTGAGAACATTCAGGACAACGCTGACATCCAAGGTAAGTTAACGTATCATGTAAATTAAGCGATTTATACGAGTTGATGGTGCTGTTTGGTTGAAAACCAGCACCTTCATCGAAAAATGTACGTGACAGTCTGTGTTATTCCTAAGAAACACATGATCGCTACCAGTCTTGTAATTTGATTTGAGCTAGCAGTTAGCGGTGTCAGCTAACAGTTACGCCGAAACATTACTTTCTGGAAATATTAACTCGGATTGTATCGCATTACTAACAGACACTAACATTATATTAtagagttttcttttcattaaaagtttGATACCATGAACTGTGTTATCTTGTTgggttgtttctgttgttgtggcCGGCTTCTGGTTAGCCCTGGGCTGGCTGTGTGCGGCAGGGACATGTCCTGACATGGTCCCACTGACACACAGGAGGCCTTCACGGCTGACACATTCATGAActgcacacacagactcaaGTGACTGAAACCCATCGCAGACAAGATGTTTGGATCCCTACACTGACCCAGATGTGATCGCACAGCGTTTATGCTCACTGAGAAATCTTTGTCGGGCACATCCTTGTGTATTCGCTCGTATCTCCCGTCTCGTCCAGTTGGGTCCAGTTCAGTGACAGCTGTTTAGAGAAGTCTGTTATTGGATAACTTGCGCATTTGGAAGCTCCCCAAATACCACAGAGCAATCCCAAACACTTCAACTGCTCTGTTTTCATGAACACACCACAATTACCTTTTGACAAATTGTTCTAGTTGTTGATGAGGAATTTTGAAAGCCTCCCATGGCTGCTGCCAATCTATTGGTCTGAATATTCTGAAACATGTTCTCAATCAAAACGGCTGATAATGCTTCAGAATAGAATGAGATtaagttatttatttgttaattcAACAGTTCAAACAAATGTTAATTCTATTGGGGTCATGGGGTTTTAAGTAAGAGACTTGATGTCTCATATTTTGAACCATCCATGCATTTTTGTGGAAATTTTATTAATTTGgcatcatttgttttttgtctcaTTCATACAGTTCCCTGTGAACACAATAATTGTTGTATTATTCATAATAATTGTGCATGTAGTGCAGCGTAATATTTAGTCTGTTCAATAACTtgtgattctgttgtttttctttaatttttttatacATGAAGTAAAAGCAAAAAACGGACTTAAGGGCCAGAAACTAAACAGCCTCGAAATTGAGTAGTTATGTAAAGGGTTCAGAGGTTAACTTGTGTGCACTCTTCAGTAATCAATGGTTAAAGGATGGCTATAGATAATTGGTCAGTTTAATGCATTTCAATACTCTGTCACTAGATATATGGTGCTTAGTGTTTTCCTCACAGCAGTTCTTGAGAAATTGTCATGCAAATACACAACACCTGGAGGTTCATGCATTCCTCAGGATAGATATTGTGATAGGAGTCAAGCATTATTTTTGGATTGTtggtttcatttaaattacGTTTTCTGTGCACGCAGATGATTGATACAGTCACCGGACCCGCACCACTGCCCTTTGCTGTTCAGCTCAAGGCCATGATTGATGTGGAAGGTCGATACCAACCAAAGCTGGGTGGTTTGAGGCTCATCGAGAGCGCCCAGGACAACGGCCTGAGAATGACAACTAGACTGAGAGAGATGGAGGTGAAGGACCTGCTGTCTCTGACCAGGTTCTTCGGTTTCAGCTCGGAGACCTTCTCGCTCGCCATCAGCTTGCTGGATCGATTCCTCTCTGCAATGAAGGTTTGTGGCTGCAGCGATTCCTGGCattgtttgaaatgttcaaaatcatTTCGCGTTGAGCTGTAATCCACCGTCTCCTCTAGATTCAGCCAAAGCACCTGTCCTGTGTGGGCCTGTGCTGCTTCTACATTGCCATCAAGTCctctgaagaggagaggaacgTGCCGTTGGCCAATGACCTGATCCGCATCAGTCAGAACCGCTTCACCGTGTCTGACATGATGAGGATGGAGAAGATCATCATGGAGAAGCTCTACTGGAAGGTGAAGGCCCCCACAGCCCTCCGCTTTCTCCGCCTCTTTCACCGCCACGTTCAGGAGCAGCTGGATGCTGAGAGGTACGGACAGACGGTCACATCAACCTGCAGGGCTGAACCATGACTCAACAAGATTACATTTACGCTACTAAAATGTGTCTTCTCATATTTGGCCTGAAAGATAACACTAGCCAAAAATATTTTTAGCCAGCAGGCACAGACCTATTTGAAGTCATGTAGGAAGAAAACACATGGCTAAAAAATGATTATCTGAGCCTTTCAGTATGTAAATCcctttgtttgatttttgtcaCTAAGCTGACTGAAGGACATCAGTGTCTAATCAAGTCGGCTCAACTTCTGTGTACACTTGCAATGTTGACACTAAAAGCTTTTCTCTTTACAGCAAGAAGATACTGAGCCTTGAGAGACTGGAGGCACAGCTGAAAGCCTGTCACTGCTCATTTGTCTTCACCAAAATAAAGGTAGTGCTCTCTGACATTATAAATAATGGACTGTTTCCAGCTGGAAACCTATTAAAAGAGCTCATAAAGTCGAGGTTATGTTTCCACTCATTATGATCTTGTTGCATAGCGAAGCAGTCCAGGTGTGAAGTTGAGGAATTTTGTGCTTTTAGTTTTTTCTCTTAACTGTTTTAAACCGTAGATTAAATATAGTTTTTAGGAAAATaaccttttattttttgcctTCCCCGCAGCCATCCTTGCTTGCTATGGCACTCCTGTGTTTCGAGGCCCAAGAACAGCATGATCCGGAGCACGTGGACAAAATATCTGAGGTCCtgaaaaacctgcagcagcagcttaacGTGAGTTACCATGCTGAAGCATCTGTTGATCGATAccagttttgaaaatgtgcttgCTCGAATGACCAACAGCGGAGCAGAGTGGGATGTGTTGCTTTAACTGTGGAACACTCTGCAGATCAAAGACGGGGACCTGGTCTGTGTGCGGGAGTTGGTTGGAAAATGCCTGGATGAGTACGCCACCACCAAGTGCTTCAAGCCCAACGGCCAGAGACTCCGCTGGGTTATTTCGGGAAGAACAGCACGTCAGCTGAAGCACAGCTACTACAAGATCACTCATCTTCCCACCATCCCCGAGTCAGCAAACTAAAGCCTGGGCGTACAAGTGGGTGACACTGAATGTGGCGAAACAGAACACCTGTCCCCGGAGTTACGTCGCCGTTTTCTGGCTAGGCGTAACTTTTAGGGCGATTTGCTCACATTCCTGTCCCACATGTACAGCTCTACTAATTTTCCTTACAGATATTCATCTGCGATGATGGATTTCTTTAAGGAAAAGCTAAATTGGCATTTTCTGAAATTGTTTTGTCATCCTACACCGTTCAAGTGCACTGTATCTTTATTCAATCTGTCCTGCAGACGAGGAGTAATGCTTTGTCAGAAAGGTTGTTCCTGCTGCCATCTTGCTAAGTTTTACTTTCTTGGTTGAGTTGCTTGCCCAGGTGTACAGTGTGTTCTCTTTTAAATCCGTACCGAGGTGTTTGGCGTTTCCTGGAACGGGTTGCTGGTTTAAAGCTAACAAGTATAGAACCACCTAGGTCCTCAGTCCACCAtgtggaagaggagggagaaggatTTTGTGAACAGCAAAAATGGAACCAAGAAATCAGGCCCAAAATCCTTAACTCTCACCCTAGGTTGCTAAGCTGTCCTGAATGCACACTCCTACCCAAGGtgatgattttttattttttgtttccccccctcctcgtGGACGTGGCGAGGAAACTGGTTTTCACCGCCGAGGTGAGGCCAGTGACGATCCTGTCATTTACGGCTGAGCGCGCTGTTTAAGCCTGAATGTAGACAGCAGTTACAGATGCGTTGTTTTCCCCAATTTGTGGACACAGAGTGAAGCACAAGTGCCGATTTCATTTGTGCTGAGAACACTAAAGAAGTTTGTCATTGCAGTGGAAATGTGGGTTGGGATTTCCCTGGTTGTGTCTCTTTAGTGATGAAAACGTGTTCTCGGATTGCAAATGGATAATCGAACACACCATCTGATTAACTCATGTGCTTGTACCtttcaataaaactttattgaaaagCTATTGCTGTGCAGTTTTCTCCTCATTATTCCACATTTAAGTATCCATAACCCTTGAACTTTTCCACATTACAACTGTTAAATCGTTGAGATTTTTTTGGGATGTATTGAAAATGATAGTTTTAATCTTTTCCCCCCAATTTAATAAGTGTGGGATGcaaaagtattaaaaaataaccaaacagGTTGAATATCTGAGGCCTTCACGGAACAGCTATACTTATACTGAGATTAGATTTGCACACAGGTGGACTTCTAAAGGCACTTGgatgctggattttttttcttccaggctATCAGAGCCACACTTCAcaatatttgtgaaaaaaatatgaaaatcatGCATGATTTTCCTTTCACTTCACACTTCTGCAGCACATGTTGGTCTGTCACATAAAATCTATTTACATTTGTGGTTGTAAcgtgacaaaatgtggaaaagttcaaGCTATGTGAGGATTTCAGGGAGCAACCAGATAGTTTCCATCATCCTATGACctgaagcttaaaaaaaacaaaaacaaaaaaaaaaaaaacactcagtccTTGGCAGTCCAGATGATCCACAGCACAGTGCTGATGTGTCTATTTTAAGTCTTACAGATCAGACAACTCTTAATTTTTCATCACAGACAAGCTTTTCAGTCCTGGAGCTTTGCACTTGGTGGATGATGAGCAGACGGACATCTCCAAGGTTTGCATCTTGGGCAAAAGTCACTTTTGTAAATTGGAAAAGTCCGGACCACCACCAGCAAAATTCCCAGAGATCTCGGCGCCACTGAAGTCAAATCCAGGATTCTGAAGAAGGAGAGCACAATTTACTGAGATTCACTGGACGAACTTATCAAATCATAAATTTGGCAATTTTCTTCTACCATTTATTAGTTTTATAGAAAAACAATGCGATTTGCAAAATGAATAGCTTTTAATATTTGAAAGTTATTTGAATAAATGTATTCGTGGCTTCATTTCTGCTTTAAACTCACCTCTCGCTGAAACCTCTCCAAAGTGAGCTTTCTCTGCATCTGGTCCTGGACCCAGGCGTTGGCGCAGTACTCCCCCTCCAGCAGCGAGGACCAGCAGTTCCCTGCCTCTCGGTTTGTTTTCATCAGAATGATCCGGATCAGACATTTATCTTCTGAAGAGAAAATCAACCCGACAAGAAGTGGCATGAGTCTGACTGCCATCCAATAAAATGTGCGAGAAGTTTGGGAATATTCCAACCTACCGAGTGTCCAGGTGGCTTCGTCTGACACAGTCGTATCGAATAACTTTCCCTGGAAAAATGttaacagaaaaattagcaaaCTGTTAGGTTGAGAAATGTAAACAGGACTGAAAGCCTGTTTCTACCAGAACTAATAGCTccaaacaaatgtgtgtgtaactgACATGTCAGttcaaaatgacacattttgatAAATCAAGTTATGAACAGACTGGTTCCTAATAAATACAGAATCGTTCAAATTAAGGAACTGCATAGCTCTACTTTAACGCTTTAGATTTATATTCACAAATTTTCTGCTATATTCAAACTTAATTGCACTAAATAGCACAGTAGGGATTTGTACTTATATCAGGCTCAAATATGAAGATACAAATGATCATAGACTTCCATCAAGCCAATAAATTATAGATTTTTCTAAATTGCCCAAATCAGTGAGGCTATTAGACCTGAGAGGGGCAGCTAAGTTTGAGCAGGACATGTGTTGAGGAGAGAGAGTAGCTATATCAGACAAGGGATGTTTGAGATGGAGCTGTCAGACAGGAGAAGacgaaaaaagagaaagatttgTGGATGCACTGACGGACAATGTTGAGAATGTTTTGTGAGAGTAAGGAGCTACAGTGAGATGAGGCCGTCAGCACTCAGAGCACAACTATCTGGCTCAAATTTGGGTTTCGAGATCTGTCTGTGTAAAATTTGCTGGGTGAATGTACAGACACACatgttgtgtgtgcgtggatTATTCCAGTTTCTTCCCAAAAGTCCAGAAACATG harbors:
- the LOC115399280 gene encoding septin-8-A-like isoform X1, translated to MWRAGRAEDTYNSRTQPLVTMAAAEVDVFANEEKRNLELGGHVGFDSLPDQLVSKSVAQGFCFNILCVGETGIGKSTLMNTLFNTTFENEEASHYEQEVQLRPQTYNLQESNVNLKLTIVHTVGFGDQINKEQSFKPILEYIDAQFERFLEEELKIKRSLFNYHDTRIHICLYFIAPTGHSLKSLDLVTMKKLDSKVNIIPVIAKADTVSRSELDKLKIKIMSELVSNGVQIYQFPTEDEAVAEINSSMNTHLPFAVVGSVEDVKVGNKMVKARLYPWGSVQVENESHCDFVKLREMLLRVNMEDLREQTHARHYELYRRCKLEEMGFKDTGPDSQSFSLQETYEAKRREFLVELQRKEEEMRQMFVNKVKETEAELKEKEKELHDRFEQLKRMHQEEKKNLEEKRRELEEEMNAFNRRKVAAETLMGQALQGCSQQPFKKDKDKKNFFSLPSACSLTSGRNLN
- the LOC115399280 gene encoding septin-8-A-like isoform X2, whose amino-acid sequence is MWRAGRAEDTYNSRTQPLVTMAAAEVDVFANEEKRNLELGGHVGFDSLPDQLVSKSVAQGFCFNILCVGETGIGKSTLMNTLFNTTFENEEASHYEQEVQLRPQTYNLQESNVNLKLTIVHTVGFGDQINKEQSFKPILEYIDAQFERFLEEELKIKRSLFNYHDTRIHICLYFIAPTGHSLKSLDLVTMKKLDSKVNIIPVIAKADTVSRSELDKLKIKIMSELVSNGVQIYQFPTEDEAVAEINSSMNTHLPFAVVGSVEDVKVGNKMVKARLYPWGSVQVENESHCDFVKLREMLLRVNMEDLREQTHARHYELYRRCKLEEMGFKDTGPDSQSFSLQETYEAKRREFLVELQRKEEEMRQMFVNKVKETEAELKEKEKELHDRFEQLKRMHQEEKKNLEEKRRELEEEMNAFNRRKVAAETLMGQALQGCSQQPFKKDKDKKN
- the ccng1 gene encoding cyclin-G1, with the translated sequence MIDTVTGPAPLPFAVQLKAMIDVEGRYQPKLGGLRLIESAQDNGLRMTTRLREMEVKDLLSLTRFFGFSSETFSLAISLLDRFLSAMKIQPKHLSCVGLCCFYIAIKSSEEERNVPLANDLIRISQNRFTVSDMMRMEKIIMEKLYWKVKAPTALRFLRLFHRHVQEQLDAESKKILSLERLEAQLKACHCSFVFTKIKPSLLAMALLCFEAQEQHDPEHVDKISEVLKNLQQQLNIKDGDLVCVRELVGKCLDEYATTKCFKPNGQRLRWVISGRTARQLKHSYYKITHLPTIPESAN
- the nudcd2 gene encoding nudC domain-containing protein 2 — translated: MSVHFEEKSGVVPCKTPWGSWSQTMEEVFVEVNVPHGTSAKEVKCRLGSRDIELHVKGKEIIKGKLFDTTVSDEATWTLEDKCLIRIILMKTNREAGNCWSSLLEGEYCANAWVQDQMQRKLTLERFQRENPGFDFSGAEISGNFAGGGPDFSNLQK